The following proteins come from a genomic window of Syngnathus acus chromosome 15, fSynAcu1.2, whole genome shotgun sequence:
- the papolg gene encoding poly(A) polymerase gamma isoform X3, which produces MKEMSSNMPGGQQQPQKHYGITSAISLAPPRDIDHQYTKKLCDAMKPFGVFEDEEELNHRLAVLGKLNNFVKEWIAEISELKNLPPSAISSVGGKIFTFGSYRLGVHTKGADIDALCVAPRHVERSDFFQSFFEKFKQHEEIKDLRAVEDAFVPVIKFKFDGIEIDLLFARLALQSIPDNLDLRGDSILRNLDIRCIRSLNGCRVTDEILYLVPNKENFRLTLRAIKLWAKRRGIYSNMLGFLGGVSWAMLVARTCQLYPNAVAATLVHKFFLVFSKWEWPNPVLLKQPEDSNLNLPVWDPRVNPSDRYHLMPIITPAYPQQNSTYNVSTSTRTIMSEEFKYGLSVTDEILQGKAEWSKLFEPPNFFQKYKHYIVLTASASTEENHLEWIGLVESKIRVLVGNLERNEYITLAHVNPQSFPGSKENRNENDFVSMWFIGIIFKKVENADSVNIDLTYDIQSFTDTVYRQANNINMLKDGMKIEATHVKKKQLHQYLPAELVQRKKRSIAELNRSSNGGSSKRISLDSSHLDSSRDTDSGTPFSSPTSKPSKPISDTDDGVSPPKKLLLEVSSEASSAPAAKDQTTSTSTLGPKPADKANAPPPPLLPASSSVSTTLSGNETPNAASSPKEEPDSPEDSVNGAAKRPHSPVQEDVAKRHKDTEVATNDESTFKEPFPPSSDASREKPNMTPLCESKAKPIPTIDTPRTQQRLPSMELPDASSPLPASNSCRVVKNSIKLALNRHNVTPPKAPVFEATVTPEVPPASQERGMFIPVIGSKHVSSKHSTHSVGSSIPTLVSRGADPLNGAASKRPLSPSLEEQAKRLKETEKARIHIA; this is translated from the exons ATGAAAGAAATGTCAAG CAACATGCCGGGAGGGCAGCAGCAGCCTCAGAAACACTATGGCATTACATCTGCTATTAGCCTTGCACCCCCAAGAGACATAGACCACCAATACACCAAGAAGCTCTGTGATGCTATGAAGCCATTTGGAGTGtttgaagatgaagaggaatTAAATCACAG ACTTGCTGTTCTGGGAAAATTGAATAACTTTGTCAAAGAATGGATCGCAGAGATCAGTGAATTAAAG AACCTTCCACCCTCAGCTATAAGCAGCGTTGGGGGCAAGATATTTACATTTGGTTCATATCGTCTTGGGGTGCACACGAAAG GAGCTGATATTGATGCCCTGTGTGTGGCTCCTCGTCATGTAGAAAGGAGTGACTTTTTTCAATCTTTCTTTGAAAAATTTAAACAGCATGAAGAGATCAAGGACCTGAGG gctgtCGAGGATGCTTTTGTTCCTgttataaaatttaaatttgatgGAATAGAG ATTGACCTTCTTTTTGCCAGACTGGCGTTACAATCCATTCCAGACAACCTTGACCTTCGGGGGGATTCCATCCTAAGAAATCTAGACATTCGTTGCATTCGAAGTCTTAATG GTTGTCGAGTGACTGATGAAATACTGTACTTAGtgccaaacaaagaaaacttcAGGCTGACTTTGAGAGCCATCAAACTTTGGGCGAAAC GGCGCGGGATCTATTCCAACATGCTGGGCTTCCTCGGTGGAGTGTCGTGGGCAATGCTTGTAGCGAGGACTTGCCAACTCTACCCTAATGCTGTTGCCGCCACTCTCGTCCACAAGTTCTTCTTAGTTTTTTCTAAATG GGAATGGCCGAATCCTGTGCTTTTGAAACAACCTGAGGACAGCAACCTGAATCTACCTGTATGGGATCCTAGA GTGAACCCATCTGACCGATATCACCTGATGCCAATCATCACCCCGGCCTACCCCCAGCAAAACTCCACATACAACGTTTCCACATCAACACGCACCATTATGAGCGAGGAGTTTAAATATG GCCTCAGCGTCACAGATGAGATCCTTCAGGGAAAAGCTGAATGGTCAAAGCTCTTTGAGCCGCCCAATTTCTTCCAGAAATACAA ACATTACATCGTGCTGACCGCCAGTGCATCCACAGAAGAAAATCATTTAGAATG GATCGGACTGGTTGAGTCAAAGATTCGAGTTTTGGTGGGAAATCTGGAGAGAAATGAATACATTACCTTGGCACATGTCAATCCACAGTCCTTCCCTGGATCCAAAGAGAACCGCAATGA GAATGACTTTGTGTCCATGTGGTTCATTGGCATCATTTTCAAGAAGGTGGAGAATGCTGACAGTGTTAACATTGATCTTACATACGATATCCAGTCATTCACAGACACCG TCTATAGACAAGCCAACAACATCAATATGTTGAAAGATGGGATGAAGATTGAAGCAACTcatgtgaagaagaagcagcttCATCAGTATCTTCCTGCTGAATTGGTGCAGAGGAAAAAGAGG AGCATAGCAGAATTGAATCGCAGCTCGAATGGAGGGAGCTCAAAGAGGATctctctggacagcagtcaccTGGACAGTTCAAGAGATACAGACTCGGGGACTCCCTTCAGCTCCCCCACCAGCAAACCCTCCAAGCCTATATCTGACACAGATGACGg TGTCAGCCCTCCCAAGAAGCTTCTTCTTGAGGTTTCCTCTGAAGCCAGCTCGGCACCGGCTGCTAAAGACCAGACCACGTCCACCTCTACCCTTGGTCCGA AGCCAGCAGACAAAGCAaatgctcctcctcctcctcttcttccagcCAGTAGTTCTGTCTCCACAACACTAAGTGGGAATGAGACGCCCAATGCTGCAAGCAGCCCCAAAGAGGAGCCTGACAGCCCGGAGGACTCTGTCAACGGAGCAGCCAAGAGACCACACTCGCCTGTGCAGGAAGACGTGGCCAAGAGGCACAAAGACACAGAG GTTGCCACCAATGACGAGTCCACATTCAAGGAGCCGTTTCCACCATCGTCAGACGCATCTCGAGAAAAACCTAATATG ACCCCTCTCTGTGAATCAAAGGCTAAGCCCATTCCAACCATCGATACTCCAAGAACACAG CAGAGACTTCCCAGCATGGAGTTGCCCGATGCATCCTCACCGCTACCAGCCAGCAACAGCTGTCGTGTTGTAAAGAATTCCATCAAACTTGCCCTTAACCGCCACAA CGTCACACCTCCCAAGGCCCCAGTATTTGAGGCCACCGTAACGCCCGAGGTGCCTCCTGCCAGTCAAGAAAGGGGCATGTTCATTCCTGTTATCGGTTCCA AACATGTCTCGTCCAAACACTCGACCCACTCCGTTGGCAGTTCCATCCCCACGTTAGTGAGCCGAGGAGCAGACCCTCTGAATGGAGCAGCCTCCAAGCGACCCCTTTCGCCCTCCCTGGAGGAGCAGGCCAAGAGGTTGAAAGAAACGGAGAAGGCCAGAATCCACATAGCGTGA
- the papolg gene encoding poly(A) polymerase gamma isoform X4, with amino-acid sequence MKEMSSNMPGGQQQPQKHYGITSAISLAPPRDIDHQYTKKLCDAMKPFGVFEDEEELNHRLAVLGKLNNFVKEWIAEISELKNLPPSAISSVGGKIFTFGSYRLGVHTKGADIDALCVAPRHVERSDFFQSFFEKFKQHEEIKDLRAVEDAFVPVIKFKFDGIEIDLLFARLALQSIPDNLDLRGDSILRNLDIRCIRSLNGCRVTDEILYLVPNKENFRLTLRAIKLWAKRRGIYSNMLGFLGGVSWAMLVARTCQLYPNAVAATLVHKFFLVFSKWEWPNPVLLKQPEDSNLNLPVWDPRVNPSDRYHLMPIITPAYPQQNSTYNVSTSTRTIMSEEFKYGLSVTDEILQGKAEWSKLFEPPNFFQKYKHYIVLTASASTEENHLEWIGLVESKIRVLVGNLERNEYITLAHVNPQSFPGSKENRNENDFVSMWFIGIIFKKVENADSVNIDLTYDIQSFTDTVYRQANNINMLKDGMKIEATHVKKKQLHQYLPAELVQRKKRSIAELNRSSNGGSSKRISLDSSHLDSSRDTDSGTPFSSPTSKPSKPISDTDDGVSPPKKLLLEVSSEASSAPAAKDQTTSTSTLGPKPADKANAPPPPLLPASSSVSTTLSGNETPNAASSPKEEPDSPEDSVNGAAKRPHSPVQEDVAKRHKDTEVATNDESTFKEPFPPSSDASREKPNMTPLCESKAKPIPTIDTPRTQRLPSMELPDASSPLPASNSCRVVKNSIKLALNRHNVTPPKAPVFEATVTPEVPPASQERGMFIPVIGSKHVSSKHSTHSVGSSIPTLVSRGADPLNGAASKRPLSPSLEEQAKRLKETEKARIHIA; translated from the exons ATGAAAGAAATGTCAAG CAACATGCCGGGAGGGCAGCAGCAGCCTCAGAAACACTATGGCATTACATCTGCTATTAGCCTTGCACCCCCAAGAGACATAGACCACCAATACACCAAGAAGCTCTGTGATGCTATGAAGCCATTTGGAGTGtttgaagatgaagaggaatTAAATCACAG ACTTGCTGTTCTGGGAAAATTGAATAACTTTGTCAAAGAATGGATCGCAGAGATCAGTGAATTAAAG AACCTTCCACCCTCAGCTATAAGCAGCGTTGGGGGCAAGATATTTACATTTGGTTCATATCGTCTTGGGGTGCACACGAAAG GAGCTGATATTGATGCCCTGTGTGTGGCTCCTCGTCATGTAGAAAGGAGTGACTTTTTTCAATCTTTCTTTGAAAAATTTAAACAGCATGAAGAGATCAAGGACCTGAGG gctgtCGAGGATGCTTTTGTTCCTgttataaaatttaaatttgatgGAATAGAG ATTGACCTTCTTTTTGCCAGACTGGCGTTACAATCCATTCCAGACAACCTTGACCTTCGGGGGGATTCCATCCTAAGAAATCTAGACATTCGTTGCATTCGAAGTCTTAATG GTTGTCGAGTGACTGATGAAATACTGTACTTAGtgccaaacaaagaaaacttcAGGCTGACTTTGAGAGCCATCAAACTTTGGGCGAAAC GGCGCGGGATCTATTCCAACATGCTGGGCTTCCTCGGTGGAGTGTCGTGGGCAATGCTTGTAGCGAGGACTTGCCAACTCTACCCTAATGCTGTTGCCGCCACTCTCGTCCACAAGTTCTTCTTAGTTTTTTCTAAATG GGAATGGCCGAATCCTGTGCTTTTGAAACAACCTGAGGACAGCAACCTGAATCTACCTGTATGGGATCCTAGA GTGAACCCATCTGACCGATATCACCTGATGCCAATCATCACCCCGGCCTACCCCCAGCAAAACTCCACATACAACGTTTCCACATCAACACGCACCATTATGAGCGAGGAGTTTAAATATG GCCTCAGCGTCACAGATGAGATCCTTCAGGGAAAAGCTGAATGGTCAAAGCTCTTTGAGCCGCCCAATTTCTTCCAGAAATACAA ACATTACATCGTGCTGACCGCCAGTGCATCCACAGAAGAAAATCATTTAGAATG GATCGGACTGGTTGAGTCAAAGATTCGAGTTTTGGTGGGAAATCTGGAGAGAAATGAATACATTACCTTGGCACATGTCAATCCACAGTCCTTCCCTGGATCCAAAGAGAACCGCAATGA GAATGACTTTGTGTCCATGTGGTTCATTGGCATCATTTTCAAGAAGGTGGAGAATGCTGACAGTGTTAACATTGATCTTACATACGATATCCAGTCATTCACAGACACCG TCTATAGACAAGCCAACAACATCAATATGTTGAAAGATGGGATGAAGATTGAAGCAACTcatgtgaagaagaagcagcttCATCAGTATCTTCCTGCTGAATTGGTGCAGAGGAAAAAGAGG AGCATAGCAGAATTGAATCGCAGCTCGAATGGAGGGAGCTCAAAGAGGATctctctggacagcagtcaccTGGACAGTTCAAGAGATACAGACTCGGGGACTCCCTTCAGCTCCCCCACCAGCAAACCCTCCAAGCCTATATCTGACACAGATGACGg TGTCAGCCCTCCCAAGAAGCTTCTTCTTGAGGTTTCCTCTGAAGCCAGCTCGGCACCGGCTGCTAAAGACCAGACCACGTCCACCTCTACCCTTGGTCCGA AGCCAGCAGACAAAGCAaatgctcctcctcctcctcttcttccagcCAGTAGTTCTGTCTCCACAACACTAAGTGGGAATGAGACGCCCAATGCTGCAAGCAGCCCCAAAGAGGAGCCTGACAGCCCGGAGGACTCTGTCAACGGAGCAGCCAAGAGACCACACTCGCCTGTGCAGGAAGACGTGGCCAAGAGGCACAAAGACACAGAG GTTGCCACCAATGACGAGTCCACATTCAAGGAGCCGTTTCCACCATCGTCAGACGCATCTCGAGAAAAACCTAATATG ACCCCTCTCTGTGAATCAAAGGCTAAGCCCATTCCAACCATCGATACTCCAAGAACACAG AGACTTCCCAGCATGGAGTTGCCCGATGCATCCTCACCGCTACCAGCCAGCAACAGCTGTCGTGTTGTAAAGAATTCCATCAAACTTGCCCTTAACCGCCACAA CGTCACACCTCCCAAGGCCCCAGTATTTGAGGCCACCGTAACGCCCGAGGTGCCTCCTGCCAGTCAAGAAAGGGGCATGTTCATTCCTGTTATCGGTTCCA AACATGTCTCGTCCAAACACTCGACCCACTCCGTTGGCAGTTCCATCCCCACGTTAGTGAGCCGAGGAGCAGACCCTCTGAATGGAGCAGCCTCCAAGCGACCCCTTTCGCCCTCCCTGGAGGAGCAGGCCAAGAGGTTGAAAGAAACGGAGAAGGCCAGAATCCACATAGCGTGA
- the papolg gene encoding poly(A) polymerase gamma isoform X5, translating to MKEMSSNMPGGQQQPQKHYGITSAISLAPPRDIDHQYTKKLCDAMKPFGVFEDEEELNHRLAVLGKLNNFVKEWIAEISELKNLPPSAISSVGGKIFTFGSYRLGVHTKGADIDALCVAPRHVERSDFFQSFFEKFKQHEEIKDLRAVEDAFVPVIKFKFDGIEIDLLFARLALQSIPDNLDLRGDSILRNLDIRCIRSLNGCRVTDEILYLVPNKENFRLTLRAIKLWAKRRGIYSNMLGFLGGVSWAMLVARTCQLYPNAVAATLVHKFFLVFSKWEWPNPVLLKQPEDSNLNLPVWDPRVNPSDRYHLMPIITPAYPQQNSTYNVSTSTRTIMSEEFKYGLSVTDEILQGKAEWSKLFEPPNFFQKYKHYIVLTASASTEENHLEWIGLVESKIRVLVGNLERNEYITLAHVNPQSFPGSKENRNENDFVSMWFIGIIFKKVENADSVNIDLTYDIQSFTDTVYRQANNINMLKDGMKIEATHVKKKQLHQYLPAELVQRKKRSIAELNRSSNGGSSKRISLDSSHLDSSRDTDSGTPFSSPTSKPSKPISDTDDGVSPPKKLLLEVSSEASSAPAAKDQTTSTSTLGPTSSSVSTTLSGNETPNAASSPKEEPDSPEDSVNGAAKRPHSPVQEDVAKRHKDTEQVATNDESTFKEPFPPSSDASREKPNMTPLCESKAKPIPTIDTPRTQQRLPSMELPDASSPLPASNSCRVVKNSIKLALNRHNVTPPKAPVFEATVTPEVPPASQERGMFIPVIGSKHVSSKHSTHSVGSSIPTLVSRGADPLNGAASKRPLSPSLEEQAKRLKETEKARIHIA from the exons ATGAAAGAAATGTCAAG CAACATGCCGGGAGGGCAGCAGCAGCCTCAGAAACACTATGGCATTACATCTGCTATTAGCCTTGCACCCCCAAGAGACATAGACCACCAATACACCAAGAAGCTCTGTGATGCTATGAAGCCATTTGGAGTGtttgaagatgaagaggaatTAAATCACAG ACTTGCTGTTCTGGGAAAATTGAATAACTTTGTCAAAGAATGGATCGCAGAGATCAGTGAATTAAAG AACCTTCCACCCTCAGCTATAAGCAGCGTTGGGGGCAAGATATTTACATTTGGTTCATATCGTCTTGGGGTGCACACGAAAG GAGCTGATATTGATGCCCTGTGTGTGGCTCCTCGTCATGTAGAAAGGAGTGACTTTTTTCAATCTTTCTTTGAAAAATTTAAACAGCATGAAGAGATCAAGGACCTGAGG gctgtCGAGGATGCTTTTGTTCCTgttataaaatttaaatttgatgGAATAGAG ATTGACCTTCTTTTTGCCAGACTGGCGTTACAATCCATTCCAGACAACCTTGACCTTCGGGGGGATTCCATCCTAAGAAATCTAGACATTCGTTGCATTCGAAGTCTTAATG GTTGTCGAGTGACTGATGAAATACTGTACTTAGtgccaaacaaagaaaacttcAGGCTGACTTTGAGAGCCATCAAACTTTGGGCGAAAC GGCGCGGGATCTATTCCAACATGCTGGGCTTCCTCGGTGGAGTGTCGTGGGCAATGCTTGTAGCGAGGACTTGCCAACTCTACCCTAATGCTGTTGCCGCCACTCTCGTCCACAAGTTCTTCTTAGTTTTTTCTAAATG GGAATGGCCGAATCCTGTGCTTTTGAAACAACCTGAGGACAGCAACCTGAATCTACCTGTATGGGATCCTAGA GTGAACCCATCTGACCGATATCACCTGATGCCAATCATCACCCCGGCCTACCCCCAGCAAAACTCCACATACAACGTTTCCACATCAACACGCACCATTATGAGCGAGGAGTTTAAATATG GCCTCAGCGTCACAGATGAGATCCTTCAGGGAAAAGCTGAATGGTCAAAGCTCTTTGAGCCGCCCAATTTCTTCCAGAAATACAA ACATTACATCGTGCTGACCGCCAGTGCATCCACAGAAGAAAATCATTTAGAATG GATCGGACTGGTTGAGTCAAAGATTCGAGTTTTGGTGGGAAATCTGGAGAGAAATGAATACATTACCTTGGCACATGTCAATCCACAGTCCTTCCCTGGATCCAAAGAGAACCGCAATGA GAATGACTTTGTGTCCATGTGGTTCATTGGCATCATTTTCAAGAAGGTGGAGAATGCTGACAGTGTTAACATTGATCTTACATACGATATCCAGTCATTCACAGACACCG TCTATAGACAAGCCAACAACATCAATATGTTGAAAGATGGGATGAAGATTGAAGCAACTcatgtgaagaagaagcagcttCATCAGTATCTTCCTGCTGAATTGGTGCAGAGGAAAAAGAGG AGCATAGCAGAATTGAATCGCAGCTCGAATGGAGGGAGCTCAAAGAGGATctctctggacagcagtcaccTGGACAGTTCAAGAGATACAGACTCGGGGACTCCCTTCAGCTCCCCCACCAGCAAACCCTCCAAGCCTATATCTGACACAGATGACGg TGTCAGCCCTCCCAAGAAGCTTCTTCTTGAGGTTTCCTCTGAAGCCAGCTCGGCACCGGCTGCTAAAGACCAGACCACGTCCACCTCTACCCTTGGTCCGA cCAGTAGTTCTGTCTCCACAACACTAAGTGGGAATGAGACGCCCAATGCTGCAAGCAGCCCCAAAGAGGAGCCTGACAGCCCGGAGGACTCTGTCAACGGAGCAGCCAAGAGACCACACTCGCCTGTGCAGGAAGACGTGGCCAAGAGGCACAAAGACACAGAG CAGGTTGCCACCAATGACGAGTCCACATTCAAGGAGCCGTTTCCACCATCGTCAGACGCATCTCGAGAAAAACCTAATATG ACCCCTCTCTGTGAATCAAAGGCTAAGCCCATTCCAACCATCGATACTCCAAGAACACAG CAGAGACTTCCCAGCATGGAGTTGCCCGATGCATCCTCACCGCTACCAGCCAGCAACAGCTGTCGTGTTGTAAAGAATTCCATCAAACTTGCCCTTAACCGCCACAA CGTCACACCTCCCAAGGCCCCAGTATTTGAGGCCACCGTAACGCCCGAGGTGCCTCCTGCCAGTCAAGAAAGGGGCATGTTCATTCCTGTTATCGGTTCCA AACATGTCTCGTCCAAACACTCGACCCACTCCGTTGGCAGTTCCATCCCCACGTTAGTGAGCCGAGGAGCAGACCCTCTGAATGGAGCAGCCTCCAAGCGACCCCTTTCGCCCTCCCTGGAGGAGCAGGCCAAGAGGTTGAAAGAAACGGAGAAGGCCAGAATCCACATAGCGTGA
- the papolg gene encoding poly(A) polymerase gamma isoform X2, with amino-acid sequence MKEMSSNMPGGQQQPQKHYGITSAISLAPPRDIDHQYTKKLCDAMKPFGVFEDEEELNHRLAVLGKLNNFVKEWIAEISELKNLPPSAISSVGGKIFTFGSYRLGVHTKGADIDALCVAPRHVERSDFFQSFFEKFKQHEEIKDLRAVEDAFVPVIKFKFDGIEIDLLFARLALQSIPDNLDLRGDSILRNLDIRCIRSLNGCRVTDEILYLVPNKENFRLTLRAIKLWAKRRGIYSNMLGFLGGVSWAMLVARTCQLYPNAVAATLVHKFFLVFSKWEWPNPVLLKQPEDSNLNLPVWDPRVNPSDRYHLMPIITPAYPQQNSTYNVSTSTRTIMSEEFKYGLSVTDEILQGKAEWSKLFEPPNFFQKYKHYIVLTASASTEENHLEWIGLVESKIRVLVGNLERNEYITLAHVNPQSFPGSKENRNENDFVSMWFIGIIFKKVENADSVNIDLTYDIQSFTDTVYRQANNINMLKDGMKIEATHVKKKQLHQYLPAELVQRKKRSIAELNRSSNGGSSKRISLDSSHLDSSRDTDSGTPFSSPTSKPSKPISDTDDGVSPPKKLLLEVSSEASSAPAAKDQTTSTSTLGPKPADKANAPPPPLLPASSSVSTTLSGNETPNAASSPKEEPDSPEDSVNGAAKRPHSPVQEDVAKRHKDTEQVATNDESTFKEPFPPSSDASREKPNMTPLCESKAKPIPTIDTPRTQRLPSMELPDASSPLPASNSCRVVKNSIKLALNRHNVTPPKAPVFEATVTPEVPPASQERGMFIPVIGSKHVSSKHSTHSVGSSIPTLVSRGADPLNGAASKRPLSPSLEEQAKRLKETEKARIHIA; translated from the exons ATGAAAGAAATGTCAAG CAACATGCCGGGAGGGCAGCAGCAGCCTCAGAAACACTATGGCATTACATCTGCTATTAGCCTTGCACCCCCAAGAGACATAGACCACCAATACACCAAGAAGCTCTGTGATGCTATGAAGCCATTTGGAGTGtttgaagatgaagaggaatTAAATCACAG ACTTGCTGTTCTGGGAAAATTGAATAACTTTGTCAAAGAATGGATCGCAGAGATCAGTGAATTAAAG AACCTTCCACCCTCAGCTATAAGCAGCGTTGGGGGCAAGATATTTACATTTGGTTCATATCGTCTTGGGGTGCACACGAAAG GAGCTGATATTGATGCCCTGTGTGTGGCTCCTCGTCATGTAGAAAGGAGTGACTTTTTTCAATCTTTCTTTGAAAAATTTAAACAGCATGAAGAGATCAAGGACCTGAGG gctgtCGAGGATGCTTTTGTTCCTgttataaaatttaaatttgatgGAATAGAG ATTGACCTTCTTTTTGCCAGACTGGCGTTACAATCCATTCCAGACAACCTTGACCTTCGGGGGGATTCCATCCTAAGAAATCTAGACATTCGTTGCATTCGAAGTCTTAATG GTTGTCGAGTGACTGATGAAATACTGTACTTAGtgccaaacaaagaaaacttcAGGCTGACTTTGAGAGCCATCAAACTTTGGGCGAAAC GGCGCGGGATCTATTCCAACATGCTGGGCTTCCTCGGTGGAGTGTCGTGGGCAATGCTTGTAGCGAGGACTTGCCAACTCTACCCTAATGCTGTTGCCGCCACTCTCGTCCACAAGTTCTTCTTAGTTTTTTCTAAATG GGAATGGCCGAATCCTGTGCTTTTGAAACAACCTGAGGACAGCAACCTGAATCTACCTGTATGGGATCCTAGA GTGAACCCATCTGACCGATATCACCTGATGCCAATCATCACCCCGGCCTACCCCCAGCAAAACTCCACATACAACGTTTCCACATCAACACGCACCATTATGAGCGAGGAGTTTAAATATG GCCTCAGCGTCACAGATGAGATCCTTCAGGGAAAAGCTGAATGGTCAAAGCTCTTTGAGCCGCCCAATTTCTTCCAGAAATACAA ACATTACATCGTGCTGACCGCCAGTGCATCCACAGAAGAAAATCATTTAGAATG GATCGGACTGGTTGAGTCAAAGATTCGAGTTTTGGTGGGAAATCTGGAGAGAAATGAATACATTACCTTGGCACATGTCAATCCACAGTCCTTCCCTGGATCCAAAGAGAACCGCAATGA GAATGACTTTGTGTCCATGTGGTTCATTGGCATCATTTTCAAGAAGGTGGAGAATGCTGACAGTGTTAACATTGATCTTACATACGATATCCAGTCATTCACAGACACCG TCTATAGACAAGCCAACAACATCAATATGTTGAAAGATGGGATGAAGATTGAAGCAACTcatgtgaagaagaagcagcttCATCAGTATCTTCCTGCTGAATTGGTGCAGAGGAAAAAGAGG AGCATAGCAGAATTGAATCGCAGCTCGAATGGAGGGAGCTCAAAGAGGATctctctggacagcagtcaccTGGACAGTTCAAGAGATACAGACTCGGGGACTCCCTTCAGCTCCCCCACCAGCAAACCCTCCAAGCCTATATCTGACACAGATGACGg TGTCAGCCCTCCCAAGAAGCTTCTTCTTGAGGTTTCCTCTGAAGCCAGCTCGGCACCGGCTGCTAAAGACCAGACCACGTCCACCTCTACCCTTGGTCCGA AGCCAGCAGACAAAGCAaatgctcctcctcctcctcttcttccagcCAGTAGTTCTGTCTCCACAACACTAAGTGGGAATGAGACGCCCAATGCTGCAAGCAGCCCCAAAGAGGAGCCTGACAGCCCGGAGGACTCTGTCAACGGAGCAGCCAAGAGACCACACTCGCCTGTGCAGGAAGACGTGGCCAAGAGGCACAAAGACACAGAG CAGGTTGCCACCAATGACGAGTCCACATTCAAGGAGCCGTTTCCACCATCGTCAGACGCATCTCGAGAAAAACCTAATATG ACCCCTCTCTGTGAATCAAAGGCTAAGCCCATTCCAACCATCGATACTCCAAGAACACAG AGACTTCCCAGCATGGAGTTGCCCGATGCATCCTCACCGCTACCAGCCAGCAACAGCTGTCGTGTTGTAAAGAATTCCATCAAACTTGCCCTTAACCGCCACAA CGTCACACCTCCCAAGGCCCCAGTATTTGAGGCCACCGTAACGCCCGAGGTGCCTCCTGCCAGTCAAGAAAGGGGCATGTTCATTCCTGTTATCGGTTCCA AACATGTCTCGTCCAAACACTCGACCCACTCCGTTGGCAGTTCCATCCCCACGTTAGTGAGCCGAGGAGCAGACCCTCTGAATGGAGCAGCCTCCAAGCGACCCCTTTCGCCCTCCCTGGAGGAGCAGGCCAAGAGGTTGAAAGAAACGGAGAAGGCCAGAATCCACATAGCGTGA